The genomic region TCTCCCACGCGGGCAACGCAGCCCCACACGCACTCCAGTACCCCATCGGCGCCGCCACGCACACACCGCACGGCGTGGGCGTCGGGCTGCTCCTGCCCTACGCGCTTGACGCGGCCAGGAACGCCATCAGCGACCGGTTGGCAACCCTCGCCAGGGTGTGCGGGCTCGACGTCACCGACGCCTCGGAGGCCGAGGCAGCGGACACGTTCCTCGCGTGGCTCGACAGGCTCCTCGCCGACATCGGCATCCCGCCCACCCTTGCGGACATCGGCGTGGCACGCGACGACCTCCCGCGCTTCGCGGAGATGGCCGGTGGCGTCACCCGCCTGATCCAGAACCATCCCGGCCCGACCGACACCGCCAGCCTGACCGCGATCCTCGAAGCGGCCTGGACCGGGGACCGGACCCGACACGTCGCGACTCCGAGCCGAGACAGCGAGCGGTCTTCCACCTGACCACGAGTTGCGCCAATCACTGTGGTGTTACGAGTGGTTGTCAGGGTGAATGTCCGTACGCCCGCGACCTGGGACCGGGCCTGTGCCTGTTCCCGATCCCCGGCTCTCGATCTCCACCGTACGGCTCGACGCGTACTGCCGATGATCTGATTTCGCTCGACGGGACAGCGCGGCTCTCCGTCGAGAGGAAATACTCTGCGGACCCACGTCGATGGAGTCAGCCAGCCGCGCCCCCTCGGCGCGGCGCACAGGCGTGGCGGGCTCCGCCCGCCGCGCCGACGGTCACCTCGGCCCCGCGAGCAAGGAGACACCCACCTCACCATGCCTAGAAGATTGCTCTGTGTGCTGATGTCCGCCGGCCTCGCGGTCGGTACGGCGCTCGGTGTCACGCAGCCGGCGCAGGCCGCAGACCCGTCCGTCGATGGTGGCGGTCGAGCGAACGCCGGCGTCGCCCCGGGCGCGCGCAGCGGCGCGATGGCCAAGACCGCCGCCATCCCTGCGGGTTACACGGTCCGGGGCATCGACGTCTCCAGCCACGACCACAACCTCGGCCCGATCAGCTGGCCCGCGGTCGCGGCCAGCGGCGTCAAGTTCGCCTACGTCAAGGCGACGGAAGGCAGGACGTACCTCAATCCGTACTTCGCCGAGGACTATGCCGCGGCCAAGGACGCCGGTCTGCTCGTCGGGGCCTACCATTTCGCCCGTCCGGACAAGCGCGACCCGATCAACGAGGCCAATTTCTTCGTCGACAGCGCGAAGTTCACCAAGGACGGCCAGACCCTCGTGCCGATGGTCGACATCGAGTGGCCCTACTGGAGCGACGCGCCCACCTGTTACGGGTTGACCCCGACCGAGATGTCGAGCTGGATCCGGTCCTTCACCGACCAGGTCAAGGCCCGCATCGGCCGGCCCGTGATGATCTACACGAACACCAACTACTGGAACCCGTGCACAGGCAAGAACGCGTCGTTCGGCGCCAACCCGTTGGATATCGCCGGCTACACCACCGCTCGTCCCCCGCTGCCGGCCGGTTGGACCGCGGAGACCATCTGGCAGTACGCCGCCGGCAACCCGAGCCAGCCCGGGAACTACAGCCAGAACGTCTTCAACGGCACCTACGCGGCCCTCACCCGGCTGACCGGCACGCCGGTGGCCGCGCCTCCGGTTGCCCTCCGCGCACGCGCCAACAAGCGCTACGTGGTGGCGGAGAGCGCCGGCGCCAAGCAGTTGATCGCCAACCGCACCACAGTTGCCCGGTGGGAGCAGTTCGATGTGATCAGTGCGGGCGGCGGCTACGTCGCGCTCCGCTCGCGTTCCAACGGTCGGTACGTGACGGCGGAGAGCAAGGGCGCCAAGCCGCTGATCGCCAACCGCACCAAGGTCAGCACCTGGGAGAAGTTCACCATCATCAACAACTCGGACGGCACGATCAGCCTGCGCGCCGCGGCCAACGGCAGATACGTGGTGGCGGAGAGCAAGGGCACCAAGCCGCTGATCGCCAACCGGACGTCGATCAGCACCTGGGAGAAGTTCGACCGGATCTCCCTCTGAGCACCGCCGCTGCCCGGCACCCGCACCGTGAGGGCGCCGGGCAGCGGTCTGTCACAGGCGTACCGCAGAGGTGTCAGCCGGCGGCGGCCGCCAACCGGCGGACGGACCCGGCGCGGGCGGCCCAGCGCCCGTCCTCGTGACGTACCTCGATGGGGTGTGCGAAGGCCGCCGACACCTGGGCCGTCGTGACCGTCTCATCGGCCGGCCCGGCGGCGACCGCGCTGCCGCCGCTGATCAGCATCGCGTGGGTGGTCGTCGCCGGAAGTTCCTCGAGGTGGTGGGTGACCATGATCGAAGCGAGGCGGGGCTGGGTCTCGCGGAGAAGGTCGATGGTCTCCAGCAACTGTTCCCGGGCCGCGACGTCGAGACCTGTCGTGGGCTCGTCCAGCAGCAGCAGTCGCGGCTGACTGATGAGCGCCCGGACGATCAGGGCGCGACCCCGCTCACCCTGCGAGAGGGTGGGCCAGCGCTCGTCGGCCCTGTCGACCAGCCCGAACACGCCCAGCAGAGAGTCCGCCCGATCACGGTCGTCCCGGGTCGGCTGCCAGCGCGGCGGGAGGTCGACCGATCCGACGAGCCCGGTCAGCACGACCTCACGAATGGTCAGGGGCGAGCGCAGCGGATGGCGGGGGTTCACGTGACCGATCGCCCTGCGCAGCTGTTGCAGGTCGACGCGGCCGAGTTGCTGACCGAGGATCCGCACGGTTCCCGAGGTGGGATGGGTCAGCGCGCCGCAGAATCCCAGCAGTGTGCTCTTGCCGGCGCCGTTCGGGCCAAGCAGCGCCCAGTGCTCCCCTTCACGCACGGTGAGGTCGATGCCGTGCAGGATCTGCTTGCCGTCCCGCCGGAACGTCACGTCGTGGAGGTCGACGATGGGCGACGGCGCGTGCGTCACGGCGGTCCTGGGGAGCATGGCCTTCTCTCGGTACGGCGACTGTCGCCCTGCACGCTGCCACAGACCGGCGCGCAGGTCAGTGACCACGACCACCGCCGCCGCACGGGTCCGTCGCGGAGTGCCCACCACAGACCCCGCACGGAACCACGGCCCGGGCTCAGTACCTTGCTGCCGTCCTACAGATCCATCGCGTAGACGCGGACCTGGCGGCCGGTGTCCGGCTGCACCGTTTCGCGCTCCAGCGACATGCCCAGCTTGGCCATCACCCGCGCGGACGCCTCGTTACCGACGATGTGGATGCTGACAAGCCGCCGCAGGGCCAGCCGAGCACGAGTGTCGGCGACAACGGCCTGGGCCGCCTCGGTGGCCAGCCCTCGGCCCCAGTACGCGCGGCCAAGCCGCCAGCCGATCTCCACGGCCGGCATGATCTCGGGCAGGAAGGTCGGCACCGCCAGGCCGGTGAAACCGGCCAGCTCGCCGGTCTCCTTGACCACCACCGCGTACAGGCCGAAGCCGTGCTCGTCCCAGTGCCGCTGATAGGTGGCCAGGCGCTTCGCGCTAGCGGCCCGGTCCAGCGTGCGGCCGTCATGGATATAGCGCATCACCTCGGGCTGGGCGTTGACCGCGGCGAACCCGTCCAGATCGTCGCTTCGCCAGCGGCGCAACACCAGCCGCGGAGTCTCCAGGGACGTGGCATCGAGGAAGTTCGTCGAGTCGGGCACATCCCCTTCGTAGCATTTGGAGTCCACGGCGAGTATCGCCGCCGGCACCGTTGGCTCGTCGGCTCCTCCATGACCCCGATGGGCACGTCCGCGAGAATGCTGCGTCAGCCCTCGGCTCGGTCGCAGGGCCGGCGGCAGTGGATGCGCTGCTGGTGCTGGCTGCCGACCAGGACTCACGGCTGCGAGTCCAAGCCGCCAAGGCGCTCGCGAAGGCGGCCGATTCGGATCCCCGTGTGGCGCCGCAACTGACGATGCTGGCGCGTGACGGCGAGGCCGCAGTACGAGCGGCCACCCTCAGCGGACTCGCCAGCGCCGGGGGCGGGCCATCGAACCTGCGGTATCTCCTGCTCCAATTGGTGAACGACCCGGACCCGATGGTCCGTCAACGGGTCGCGGTCGTGGCACGACATGTCGCGCCCGACGCTGCCCCGGACATCCTCCGCCGGTATACCCGCGATCACGATCGGGCCCTGCGCCGACTCGCCGCCACCGATCTGGACCGACTGACTCACCCCACCGCCCGCTGACCCGGCAGCCCACAATGTGCGGTGCCCGAGAGGACGAACCGGGAGTAGGTTCGCGCATTGGCTTCGCGCTCCGGGTGATCCGCTGCCGCCGTACCGCTGATCAGCGTTCATCGGCGGCGGCTGGCGCGATCTGGTCGAGGTGTGCGTCGACGGTGGCCCTGGCGGTGGCGTTCGAGGTCCGGCCGGGGCGCAGGAGGGCGTGCAGGATCACGCCGTCGACGAGGGCGTAGAGACGCTCTGCCTCGACCTTCTGATCGAGCCCGGGCCGGAGCGCGCCGGCGTCGGCCAGTCGTCGGATCATGGTGGCGAAGGCGTCGGTGAGGCGTATGTCGATGTCCTTGCGCAGGCTGGCCATGGTCGGTTCTACGACGGCGCGTGCCGTGAACGCGAGCCACACTTCGCACTCGCCGCGCCGTGGCCGGTCCAGCGGCAGCATCTCGTCGATCATCGACCGGACCACCGCACGCTGGTCGCCCGTGGTGTCCACGGCTCGGATCCGCTCCTCGATCCGTTCTCCCACCAACCGCAGGGCGAATCCGAGGAGTTCGGACTGGCTGGTGAAGAAGTGGCGCAACGAACCCATGGACAGCCCGGCCTCGCGCGCCACGTTTCGCACCGATGCCTGCTCAAGCCCGTCCCGCATCACGATCCGCCAGACCGCTTCGGCGAGTTCGGTCCGTCGGGTCTGCGCATCCACCAGCTTCGGCATTACTCTTTATAACACAGTCGTGCTACCTTCACGTTGCTAACACAATCGTGCTAGATAAGCGGGAGTGTCTGTGTCACGTCGAGAACACGCCTGGCTCGCGGCCGCGGTGGTCGGCTGGATCGCACTCAACGGCGCGGTGCTTCTCCTCGCGCCCGGCGACGCCCCCTTCGACTGGCCGGCGCAGCACGACCCGCCATCCGGGCCCGGCCAGGTGATCGCCGCTCAGGCCACCCTCATCGAATTGGCACTGCTCGCCGTCATCGGGTACGCGCTCACCCGTGGTCGACCCGCACCGATGATCGCCGAGCGCGCACCGACGCTCCCGACCGCTCGCCGTGAGACAGGACTCGTCCTGGCGTACGGCGTCCTCGCCCAACTCGGTGGCCTGCTCATCGGCCGAGCGCTCGGCTGGCACCCGATCGGCTTCCACCTGGCCGGCACGCTCGTCGGCACCGCCGATCCGGTCGGGCCCGC from Micromonospora lupini harbors:
- a CDS encoding TetR family transcriptional regulator C-terminal domain-containing protein produces the protein MAREAGLSMGSLRHFFTSQSELLGFALRLVGERIEERIRAVDTTGDQRAVVRSMIDEMLPLDRPRRGECEVWLAFTARAVVEPTMASLRKDIDIRLTDAFATMIRRLADAGALRPGLDQKVEAERLYALVDGVILHALLRPGRTSNATARATVDAHLDQIAPAAADER
- a CDS encoding GH25 family lysozyme, whose product is MPRRLLCVLMSAGLAVGTALGVTQPAQAADPSVDGGGRANAGVAPGARSGAMAKTAAIPAGYTVRGIDVSSHDHNLGPISWPAVAASGVKFAYVKATEGRTYLNPYFAEDYAAAKDAGLLVGAYHFARPDKRDPINEANFFVDSAKFTKDGQTLVPMVDIEWPYWSDAPTCYGLTPTEMSSWIRSFTDQVKARIGRPVMIYTNTNYWNPCTGKNASFGANPLDIAGYTTARPPLPAGWTAETIWQYAAGNPSQPGNYSQNVFNGTYAALTRLTGTPVAAPPVALRARANKRYVVAESAGAKQLIANRTTVARWEQFDVISAGGGYVALRSRSNGRYVTAESKGAKPLIANRTKVSTWEKFTIINNSDGTISLRAAANGRYVVAESKGTKPLIANRTSISTWEKFDRISL
- a CDS encoding HEAT repeat domain-containing protein, with protein sequence MARRLLHDPDGHVRENAASALGSVAGPAAVDALLVLAADQDSRLRVQAAKALAKAADSDPRVAPQLTMLARDGEAAVRAATLSGLASAGGGPSNLRYLLLQLVNDPDPMVRQRVAVVARHVAPDAAPDILRRYTRDHDRALRRLAATDLDRLTHPTAR
- a CDS encoding GNAT family N-acetyltransferase, whose translation is MPDSTNFLDATSLETPRLVLRRWRSDDLDGFAAVNAQPEVMRYIHDGRTLDRAASAKRLATYQRHWDEHGFGLYAVVVKETGELAGFTGLAVPTFLPEIMPAVEIGWRLGRAYWGRGLATEAAQAVVADTRARLALRRLVSIHIVGNEASARVMAKLGMSLERETVQPDTGRQVRVYAMDL
- a CDS encoding ABC transporter ATP-binding protein: MLPRTAVTHAPSPIVDLHDVTFRRDGKQILHGIDLTVREGEHWALLGPNGAGKSTLLGFCGALTHPTSGTVRILGQQLGRVDLQQLRRAIGHVNPRHPLRSPLTIREVVLTGLVGSVDLPPRWQPTRDDRDRADSLLGVFGLVDRADERWPTLSQGERGRALIVRALISQPRLLLLDEPTTGLDVAAREQLLETIDLLRETQPRLASIMVTHHLEELPATTTHAMLISGGSAVAAGPADETVTTAQVSAAFAHPIEVRHEDGRWAARAGSVRRLAAAAG